One Plasmodium cynomolgi strain B DNA, chromosome 2, whole genome shotgun sequence genomic window carries:
- a CDS encoding VIR-like CYIR protein (putative): DELFTSVKNWYDEYNVEDGSANVTFGSIEKNINVFADEYKKFTTSNHKGANNKKEFKKTRNSYSEEEEEDYDKHDKVDKQKYRRKDADDQDDYDQDEDDDYYQRRRYNPSRRGANERRKNSAYYHDEE, encoded by the coding sequence GATGAACTCTTCACCAGCGTCAAAAACTGGTATGACGAATACAACGTAGAAGACGGATCTGCCAACGTCACTTTTGGCagcattgaaaaaaatataaacgtaTTTGCTGacgaatataaaaaattcaccacTAGTAATCATAAAGGCGccaataataaaaaggaatttaaaaaaacacgtAACTCCTacagtgaagaagaagaggaggactACGATAAGCATGACAAGGTGGATAAGCAGAAGTATCGCAGGAAGGACGCTGACGATCAGGATGATTACGATCAGGATGAAGACGACGACTATTATCAGAGGAGGAGATACAACCCCTCTCGACGAGGCGCCaatgaaagaagaaagaactCTGCCTACTACCACGACGAGGAA
- a CDS encoding hypothetical protein (putative) — MSNLSSSSASGKNVNFQGCSHSNDGSVSTWDADCSDIKSEETVKSSFKILLRSSLFTVLLLAVHWSNSNGPYSQWKGEATNEVKVQRNRRMLYNNTGRYVSSDYNASMENLAGSRENNEQTFRNMENDFRYPNFMYNSLNQQNNVSNSLYSNLNNNALFYIFSFIAGLFLISQVGAERLFFLASAMGIAYHIRKSVRSS; from the exons atgtctaACCTGAGCAGCAGTAGTGCTAGTGGCAAGAATGTGAACTTCCAAGGATGCAGCCACTCGAACGACGGAAGTGTTTCCACCTGGGACGCCGATTGTAGTGATATCAAGAGTGAAGAAACTGTGAAAAGCtcgtttaaaattttgttgagAAGTAGCCTCTTCACCGTTTTGTTGTTGGCGGTGCATTGGTCCAATAGCAAT GGCCCCTATAGTCAATGGAAGGGAGAAGCGACAAATGAGGTGAAAGTGCAACGAAATAGAAGAATGCTATACAACAACACTGGGCGTTATGTTAGTAGCGACTACAATGCATCAATGGAAAATTTGGCTGGCTCTAGGGAAAATAACGAACAAA CATTTAGAAATATGGAGAATGATTTTCGATACCCCAATTTTATGTACAACTCATTGAATCAACAAAACAATGTTAGCAATTCGTTGTATTCTAATTTGAATAAtaatgctttattttatatattttcattcatcGCTGGGTTATTTCTTATAAGTCAAGTGGGAGCTGAGCGattgttttttcttgcctCTGCTATGGGTATAGCATACCATATTAGAAAATCTGTGAGGTCTAGTTGA